One part of the Hydra vulgaris chromosome 01, alternate assembly HydraT2T_AEP genome encodes these proteins:
- the LOC136074517 gene encoding uncharacterized protein LOC136074517, with protein MLIVWKAIVLICEKKSTNYHAAKECSVPKETLRRRIKQQEFNANKREAAAQYCQRYGLPLDSLDICNLVGQFCTTMRMKNPFKNRIPGKYWMISFKKRRVEKIRLRKPEILTFSRAKSLTHEVVDKFFTILSDVIHNNNIVPSSIYNLDETGLSTNHLTKRVFVHPKSKDAYELAGSSVKAMYSVLFCVSADGRYLPPFVGFKGEGYLYSKWVENGPPGCAFGATASGWMQDFLFENWFVEHFIPFFDQDQKPILLLYDGHGSHLTYGTIKAAMDNDIQIICLPPNCSHALQPLDVAVFGPLKNEWRKILKRFARETQQKNIDKTAFTGLLKQLCQRLSPANAIAEFRGSGISPLSKEKIERRIAGIDFLNQSPERYSPKSPRIQTPRSAMRQALRSIICPNVSAETAAIIEQQKQKRKRVQAKCGELLTNEKVKRWLLEEQKVREEKNKVKKKCTKKTITFTEISKKYPKRSKKCPK; from the exons ATGCTGATAGTTTGGAAAGCAATTGTGTTAATATGTGAGAAAAAAAGTACTAATTATCATGCTGCTAAAGAATGTTCTGTTCCTAAAGAAACATTAAGACGAAGAATAAAACAACAAGAATTTAATGCAAACAAACGTGAAG CTGCAGCGCAGTATTGTCAAAGATATGGTCTTCCATTAGATTCTCTTGACATTTGTAATTTAGTTGGTCAATTTTGCACAACAATGAGGATGaaaaatccttttaaaaatagaattccTGGAAAATATTGgatgatttcttttaaaaagcgTCGTGTTGAAAAAATTCGATTACGCAAACCTGAAATACTTACATTTTCAAGAGCTAAAAGTTTAACACATGAAGttgtagataaattttttactatattatctGATGTGATTCATAATAATAACATTGTACCAAGTAGTATATACAATCTTGACGAGACTGGGCTTTCCACAAATCACTTAACGAAGAGAGTATTTGTACATCCAAAAAGCAAAGATGCTTATGAACTGGCTGGTTCTTCTGTTAAAGCTATGTACTCTGTGCTGTTCTGCGTGTCTGCAGATGGAAGATATCTTCCACCATTTGTTGGTTTTAAGGGAGAAGGCTATCTGTATTCGAAATGGGTAGAAAATGGACCACCAGGATGTGCTTTTGGGGCAACAGCAAGTGGATGGATGCAAGACTTTCTATTTGAAAACTG GTTTGTCGAACACTTCATACCATTTTTTGACCAAGATCAAAAACCAATACTCCTGCTTTATGATGGTCATGGAAGTCATTTAACATATGGTACTATAAAAGCAGCCATGGACAACGATATCCAAATTATTTGTCTTCCACCAAATTGCTCACACGCATTACAACCGTTAGATGTAGCTGTCTTTGGACCATTAAAGAATGAGtggagaaaaattttaaagcggTTTGCAAGagaaacacaacaaaaaaatattgataagaCAGCTTTTACAGGATTATTGAAACAATTGTGTCAGAGACTCTCTCCAGCAAATGCTATAGCAGAATTTCGTGGTTCAGGTATCTCACCATTAAGTAAAGAAAAGATAGAAAGAAGAATAGCAGGTATTGACTTTCTCAATCAATCACCTGAACGTTATAGCCCTAAATCTCCAAGAATACAAACACCGAGATCAGCTATGCGACAAGCTTTAAGGTCAATCATATGTCCTAATGTATCTGCAGAAACAGCAGCAATAAttgaacaacaaaaacaaaaaaggaagagaGTACAAGCAAAATGTGGAGAACTCCTTACAAATGAGAAAGTCAAACGATGGTTACTTGAGGAACAAAAAGTCAGAGaggaaaaaaacaaagttaaaaaaaaatgtacaaaaaaaactattacctTTACTGAAATATCAAAGAAATACCCAAAAAGATCTAAGAAGTGCCCAAAATAG
- the LOC136074518 gene encoding zinc finger MYM-type protein 5-like, with amino-acid sequence MSNRTYQSGAAKRKKAAKAKEDISKYLPLTSFLLVQKSKPVVSEDVFLCPTSNFVSIDSALLLNETLEIQQELEPEQEPEPEQEPEPEQESEPAQVPEPVQEPEPAQEPESNQIKTYPNATTKTTQETDPALWHQLSQEAQSFWISNGPSMCQNNDGSFKNSERLSCGQKRYLSKSCFRRELHNGEFVNREWLLYSPSTGSVFCFACTLFSSKHSNFSTTGFDDWKNALKCISGHESGSEHHKNMLTYSSRQRESGQLDSVLLKQLHNEQLYWQNVLKRIVAVVKFLS; translated from the coding sequence aTGTCTAATCGGACTTATCAAAGTGGTGCTGCAAAGAGGAAAAAAGCCGCTAAAGCAAAAGAAGACATTTCAAAATATCTTCCTTTGACATCATTTCTTTTGGTACAAAAGTCAAAGCCTGTTGTGTCCGAAGATGTATTTCTTTGTCCAACTTCAAATTTCGTAAGCATTGATAGTGCTTTGTTGCTAAATGAAACTCTAGAAATTCAACAGGAACTGGAACCAGAACAGGAGCCAGAACCAGAGCAGGAGCCAGAACCAGAGCAAGAGTCAGAACCAGCACAGGTGCCAGAACCAGTACAGGAGCCAGAACCAGCACAGGAGCCagaatcaaatcaaattaaaacttatccAAACGCAACAACAAAAACTACTCAAGAAACTGACCCAGCATTGTGGCATCAGTTATCCCAAGAAGCTCAATCATTTTGGATTTCTAATGGCCCGTCCATGTGCCAGAACAATGATGGGAGCTTCAAAAATTCGGAAAGGTTGAGTTGCGGACAAAAAAGGTACTTATCAAAATCTTGCTTTAGACGTGAACTACACAATGGCGAATTTGTCAATCGTGAATGGCTATTATACTCACCTTCAACAGGTTCTGTTTTTTGCTTTGCTTGTACCTTATTCTCCAGCAAACACTCTAATTTTTCCACAACTGGATTTGATGACTGGAAAAATGCCTTAAAATGTATATCTGGACACGAGAGTGGTTCTGAACATCACAAAAATATGCTTACTTACTCCAGTCGGCAGAGAGAAAGTGGCCAGCTTGACTCTgtattattaaaacagttaCATAACGAACAATTGTACTGGCAAAATGTGCTGAAAAGAATTGTTGCAGTTGTAAAGTTCTTGTCATAA
- the LOC136074519 gene encoding uncharacterized protein LOC136074519, whose product MNTFEIVFLTIFWNDILCHFNETSKILQKENLNLDVAVRILKSLLHFIKDLRSQFENYQEKAKILLPNTDYRDSSKRTKKRSRRMAFFDGEAEELEFQGSYKFKIETYLPVIDSLTSNLEKRTSAYEKINDNFGFLVNIQTIANVELKDHCSNLAQIYKKDINENELFFECQQFKYYISKDEHSFTEFYSTLKRDHLESTFPNIEISIRIFLSMMVSNCTGERSFSKLKLIKNELRSTMLQERLNCLSLMSIESDVLLTIDFDDIIKEY is encoded by the coding sequence ATGAACACTTTTGAGATTGTTTTTCTGACAATTTTCTGGAATGATATTCTTTGTCATTTTAATGAAACATCGAAGATTTTAcagaaagaaaatttaaacctGGATGTTGCAGTTCGGATTCTAAAGTCATTGTTGCATTTCATTAAAGATTTGAGGAGTCAATTTGAGAATTACCAGGAAAAAGCCAAAATCTTGCTTCCAAACACTGACTACAGAGACTCttcaaaaagaacaaaaaaaagaagccGACGTATGGCCTTCTTTGATGGTGAGGCTGAAGAATTGGAATTTCAGGGaagttataaattcaaaattgaaaCATACCTTCCTGTTATTGATTCACTAAcatcaaatttagaaaaaagaacATCAGCATATGAGAAGATCAATGACAATTTCGGATTTCTAGTAAACATTCAAACAATTGCCAATGTTGAACTAAAAGACCATTGTTCAAACCTAGCACAAATTTATAAGAAGGACATAAatgaaaatgaacttttttttgagtGCCagcaatttaaatattacatttcaAAAGATGAACATTCATTTACAGAATTTTACTCAACATTAAAAAGAGACCACTTGGAATCAACTTTTCCAAATATTGAAATTTCCATTAGAATTTTTCTGTCAATGATGGTCTCAAATTGCACTGGCGAGCGatcattttcaaaactaaaacttataaaaaatgaactCCGCTCAACCATGCTGCAAGAAAGATTGAACTGTTTGTCGTTAATGTCAATTGAATCAGATGTTCTTTTAACCATtgattttgatgatattattaaagaatattaa